The Nicotiana sylvestris chromosome 6, ASM39365v2, whole genome shotgun sequence genomic sequence gaaacttctgcaagtaaattatggaaagcactggaggataaattttttaagaaaaatagtcaaaataaattgtacatgaagaagagactgtttcacttcacctatgttcctggtaccacgatgaatgaacatatcaccagtttcaataagttggtcacagatttgcaaaatatggatacaacttatgatgatggtgacttggccttgatgttgttggcgtcacttcctgatgagtacgagcaccttgaaactactctactccatggaaatgacgaagtttctctcagagaagtttgttcggctttgtacagctatgaacaaagaaagcgagaaaaacagaagggcggagaaggagaagcactatttgtgaggggtcgtcctcaaaatcaaacgaggacaaagaagggaagatccaagtcaagatccagacccagcaaagatgaatgtgccttttgtcgagaaaaagggcactggaagaaagactgtccgaagttgaagaataaggccaaatataataatggaaaggccattatggattcaaatgtagctgattgtgatgattcagacttctcattagttacaacagagtcatcaacatcatcagacatatggttgatggactcggcttgtagctatcatatgtgtcccaacagggactggttcgtggaatttcaagaaggagaatatggagtcgtccacacagcggataacagccctcttacctcatatggcattggttcaatacgattaaggaaccatgatggaatgatcagaacattaacagatgttcgatatgtaccggatttgaagaagaatctcatctctgtgggagccctagaatcaaaagggttcaaaatcattgcagaaaatggagtgatgagagtatgctccggtgcactagtggtaatgaaggctaatcggaagaataataatatgtaccgctatcgtggcagtacagttattgggacagcgacagtgacatccagtgacgacaaagaggcagaagcaaccaagctatggcacatgcgcttgggacatgctggaggaaaatccttgaaaactctatcagatcaaggattgttaaaaggagtaaaggcttgcaacttggagttttgtgagcattgtgtcaaagggaaacagacaagggttaaatttggtacagcgatccataatactaaaggcattttggattatgtacactctgatgtttggggtccttccaaaacaccttcattgggtgggaagcactattttgtaacctttgttgatgatttttctcgaagagtgtgggtgtatacaatgaaaaacaaagatgaagtgttgggaatttttctcaaatggaagacgatggtggagaatcaaacaggcaggaggatcaagtgtattcgcacagacaatggaggtgaatacaaaaatgatcatttcaataaggtctgtgaaaatgatggcatcgtccgacacttcactgttagacatacaccacaacagaatggagtggcagaacgtatgaaccggaccttgctggagaaggtacggtgtatgttgtccaatgctggcttgggcaaagaattttgggctgaggcaattacatatgcatgccacctcattaatcgtctaccatctgctgctattgatggcaagacaccatttgaaaaatggtatggaaaacctgctgtagattataactctttgcacgtgtttggctcaactgcatattatcatgtgacggagtcaaaattggatccaagggcaaagaaggctatttttatgggaattacttctggagtcaaaggatatcgcttatggtgtcctatgacaaagaaagtaatattcagcagagatgttacctttgatgaatctgctatggtaaataaggtaacagaagacaccaaacaaaataaaggtgcttctaagcaggtggagtttgagggaaaatttatttttcctacacaagaagcagaggaggaaacaaatgaagattaccctctggaaggagagccagtagaggagattccaactcaggaacctcaacaacaacttgaatcaatagcaaccagcaggccaaaaagaacaataacgaaacctgttcgtctcatagagacggttgcttgtgcaacctcaattgtagctgatgatgttcctactacttataaagacgctgtccaaagttcagaagaagataagtggaggatttccatgaatgatgaaatacagtcccttcatcagaatcatacatggagattggccaatctcccgaagggaaagaaagcaattgggtgcaaatgggtatttgcaaagaaggaaggatttcctaaccaagtagatgttcgctacaaagcaagattggtggccaaaggatatgctcaaaaggagggaattgattacaatgaagtgttttctccagttgtaaaacattcctccattagaattatgttggctttggtagcacaattggatttggaactagttcagatggatgtaaaaactgcgtttttacatggaaacttggaggaggaaatctacatgactcagccagaaggattcaaagttgctggaaaagaaaatatggtgtgcaaacttgaaaaatcgttgtacggattgaaacaatcttctagacaatggtacaagcgatttgacgagtttatgttgcggcaagggtacaagagaagcaaatacgatcattgtgtgtatttgcgcaagcttaaagatggttcatTTGTATATCTTCTTCTAtacgttgatgatatgttgatagcttccaagaattcggaagaaattgataaattGAAGaatcaactgaagaaggagttcgagatgaaggatctgggtgaggcaaagaaaattcttggcatggagataattagagatagacgttcaaagaaactctgtttatctcagaaagaatatttgaagagagtactacaacgttttggcatagatgacaagactaagccagttagtactccacttgctccccattttaagctaagtactactatgtcgccaatggatgaagctgaacgagagtatatgtcaaaggtaccatacgcaaatgttgttggtagcttgatgtatgcaatggtttgcacaaggcctgacatttcacaagctgttggagttattagcagatatatgcacaatccagggaaggagcattggcaagctgtgaagtggattctacggtatattcataatactgtagatgtcgggttagtttttgagcaggaagacaatcagtttgtagttggatattgtgactcagattttgcgggtgatctggacaagcgaagatcaactactggttatgtgtctacttttgcaaaagcaccagttagttggaagtctactttgcagtcaacagttgctttgtctacaacagaggcagagtacatggctattacagaggctgtgaaggaggcaatttggcttcaaggattgctaaaggagcttggtgttgaacaaaaaggtatcacaattttttgtgatagtcaaagtgctattcaattagcgaagaaccaagtttatcatgcaaggacgaagcatattgatgttcggtatcatttcgtacgagaaatcatagaagaaggaggagtcacagtgaagaaaattcatactacggagaatcctgctgatatgctaactaaggtggtgactgcgatcaagtttcaacattgtttggatttgatcaacattgttgaacactgaagattgaagatgaagacacaaccaaaatttgttattgagagagaattgaaaatgtggaattttgccaaggtggagatttgttgaagtttggcaaaatgccaaagtcccacatcggttgggagttaagtttgggggggatttttcccctataaaagaaggcctaatgtttaggattgaaacacacctctcatttgccttctcatctgtttaaggcatttgtatcttctctctttagtattatttcacttgtatttttggagtggaataaaatattggttgtgtccgaggagtaggcaaaattagccgaacctcgtaaattctggtgttccctttattgttgctttattgtcttatttattatttggtggctgtcataatttttggtatagtagttgtgacttattcacactatatacatttggcttccgcaacaattggtatcagagccaaggtactgtctaagtatgctctgtggttgcagcatagtctgatcttccacatcagaaaagatttatcttggtctCTACTTTTTTAAAAAGGGGCTCTTTGATCAGGAAACATTCTGATATACCTCAGTCTCTTTCTCTTAAAGTTGGGACTTCTTTTCTTCCCTCAAGAAACTGGTCATTCGTTTGTGGAGCATTCAGTTGCAGAAGAAGCTTCTATACGCCAACCCAAAGTGACGTCTATGGGGGCCGGGTGTTCAGCCCCAGTGGTACTATCCTTTTTTTGTCCGTCTTGGCAATACTTCTAGTTGTATCTTTGTCACTAATCAACAAATGCAAAATTAAATGGCCTCCTCCTGTGTAAGTGCTGTTTGGATATATTTATGTTAATTCTGTATTATACCATCTATCCAGTTACAATAGGCAGCTGTTTTATTGATTATTAAACGTTGCCCTTCTTGTTTGTAGAGTAAAACAACTACAGTGGAGCTTGGAAGAGTTGGGAAAAAATCTTCTACTTGAACCATTAAGCTTAAAATTATGTGAAGGTAAAACTTGAAGTTTCCATTACTGAATATAGATCTATATTGAATGGTATTGTGAAAAGGAACTGGCTTACAAAGAAGAGATAAGAACCATCCTACATAGCCTCCTTTTCCTAAGAAATACATTAAAATCTTCAGAACTCGAACCACAGGTTCAAATCCAGTGACCATTTCTTAAAATTTTGAACCAAAAAAAGCCATAGATACAAAACAGGTTACAACAAACTTGTAACACACTTTAAGTTGATCTCTTTCTTGATGTTGATCAAGAGAGAAACCACACACAACTAcctaaaataaaaatcaaattcAAAGTCAGAATCTTCATTGTAATGACTTGGGCAATCTTGCCATTAATAAGGTACTGGAAGAGGTCGTGGAAAGGGTCCGTGAGATGCTTTTGACATTGTGTGGAATTTGCATTCGACTGATAACAATTGGCTCTCTTCAATGGTGATTGCGTTAATGAGTTGTAGCAGAATGTGCTCAAGTTCTTCCCCATCAGTCCACTCGTGAACGTCTGCTTTTACTAGtgtcttgttttcttttatcaAATTCCAGGCTGGGAAATCTTTTCTTGGCATGACGAAATCTCCTTCTCTGAGcttcaaactggggcagaaatcgCCGATTCCATCACCAAGGTATATTATTCTTTTCTTCCCTTCCTTAGCCATGGAGGCTTGTATTCTTTCTACTATCAGACCCTGTAACATTTATAACAGAGAAACTCTATTAGAATAAAGGGTGGTCAGGTGCACAAAGCATCCCACGTTCACACATGATTCGAGGAAAGGCCGCACCCAAGAGGGTGTAAAGTAGGCAGCCTAccataatgcaagcattagtggctgaTTCCACGacttgaacccgtgacctataggtcacacagagacaactttaccgttgctccaaggctccccttccaGAAACTCTGTTAGAATAACTAATTTAATTTCATattacattttttttaaattgcTGATTATTTACCTTACACATGTTGGGAGGGCAAAGACTGCAGCCATGAGGAGATGTTTGAAAATCAACATAAGGTAGGATTTGGAGTCTTCCTTCCTCATCAACATAGCCTGGGTTTGTG encodes the following:
- the LOC104217419 gene encoding inorganic pyrophosphatase 1-like; this encodes MAGIVVIFDFDKTIIDMDSDNWVVDELGANDLFNQLLSTMPWNSLMDRMMKELHAQGKTIEDIEEVLKRVPIHPRIVPAIKSAYALGCDLRVVSDANVFFIETILKHLEIRDCFSEINTNPGYVDEEGRLQILPYVDFQTSPHGCSLCPPNMCKGLIVERIQASMAKEGKKRIIYLGDGIGDFCPSLKLREGDFVMPRKDFPAWNLIKENKTLVKADVHEWTDGEELEHILLQLINAITIEESQLLSVECKFHTMSKASHGPFPRPLPVPY